One segment of Trichlorobacter ammonificans DNA contains the following:
- a CDS encoding ABC transporter ATP-binding protein — protein MAPVITVENLGKRYIISHQQGDQYTTLRDGITGAVSSVCRKIRSPFTPHVSTVPSTSASEDFWALNDVSFEVRQGERIGIIGRNGAGKSTLLKILSRITEPTTGRVRIRGRVASLLEVGTGFHPELTGRENIYLNGAILGMGKQEIARKFDEIVAFSEVEKFLDTPVKRYSSGMYVRLAFAVAAHLEPEILIVDEVLAVGDAAFQKKCLGKMEDVATQEGRTILFVSHNIGAIKQLCGTCLFLKNGELVAHDTTDKVVTSYLGSDLSTGGLNRACFIGTLLDALIFHEIVINGISSGCIHLNPDRSIIISIKGVCKHDLPNFRITISVFKDDVRLLSQHDTQTPQLLRRGTFISEIIIPPFLLRPGEYTVAVGGHRDGMNDWIWGTYLRSFSVVEEWYSNNDAVNYGVINIPFNGKRVNEPLDSESDRG, from the coding sequence ATGGCTCCCGTTATTACCGTCGAAAACCTGGGTAAGCGGTACATCATTTCCCATCAGCAGGGGGATCAGTACACCACGCTGCGCGATGGCATCACCGGAGCAGTATCCTCCGTCTGCAGAAAAATTCGCTCACCCTTCACCCCCCATGTTTCAACGGTACCCTCTACCTCTGCTTCTGAAGATTTTTGGGCGCTGAATGATGTGTCCTTTGAGGTCAGGCAGGGGGAGCGTATCGGCATCATCGGGCGCAACGGTGCCGGAAAGTCTACCTTGCTGAAAATCCTGTCCCGCATCACCGAACCGACCACCGGCCGGGTCAGGATCCGGGGCAGGGTAGCCAGCCTGCTGGAGGTGGGCACCGGTTTTCATCCCGAACTGACCGGCAGGGAAAACATCTACTTAAACGGTGCTATCCTGGGGATGGGTAAACAGGAGATAGCCAGAAAATTTGACGAGATCGTCGCCTTCTCCGAAGTGGAAAAGTTTCTGGATACCCCGGTCAAGCGGTACTCCTCCGGCATGTACGTGCGCTTGGCCTTTGCCGTGGCTGCACACCTTGAGCCGGAAATCCTGATCGTGGATGAAGTGCTGGCGGTGGGGGATGCCGCGTTTCAGAAGAAATGTCTGGGGAAGATGGAGGATGTGGCGACTCAAGAGGGGAGAACCATTCTCTTTGTCAGTCACAATATAGGCGCAATTAAGCAGCTCTGCGGCACATGCTTGTTTCTCAAAAATGGCGAGTTGGTAGCACATGACACAACTGACAAGGTGGTAACGTCATACCTTGGCTCTGATCTTTCTACAGGTGGCCTCAACAGAGCCTGCTTTATCGGTACCCTCCTGGACGCGCTCATTTTTCATGAAATAGTTATCAATGGGATATCGAGCGGTTGCATCCACCTCAATCCGGACCGGAGCATTATCATTTCGATAAAAGGGGTCTGTAAGCACGACCTTCCGAACTTTAGAATAACCATTTCCGTATTCAAAGATGATGTGAGGCTGTTATCGCAGCATGACACGCAGACCCCACAATTGTTAAGGAGGGGAACGTTCATTTCGGAAATCATCATCCCTCCTTTTCTCTTGAGGCCCGGCGAATATACTGTGGCAGTTGGCGGACATAGAGATGGAATGAATGACTGGATTTGGGGAACTTACCTGAGAAGTTTTTCTGTTGTAGAAGAATGGTACTCAAATAACGATGCTGTTAATTACGGAGTTATAAATATTCCATTCAATGGAAAACGTGTAAATGAACCTTTAGATAGTGAGAGCGACAGAGGGTGA
- a CDS encoding glycosyltransferase family 2 protein, producing the protein MRFNNISYIIPAYNCAETIIESIDSIIDGNVSDGDEIVIVNDCSTDNTAETINELNLKYSYIKVLHHVRNKGGAAARNTAVENCTNDIVFCLDSDNILAPHSVKALREHLLLSGADIAAFEELHYFNTVKECVTHKWKFRNGLITLEDCLAGPITPGASGNYLYTKESWRKAGGYPEFAGALDAWGFGFRQLATGSRMTVMPESFYYHRYGHDSYWMRDARKGMMSLTALQILIPFIDLIDENDVDYIMSREGRYNWFSRMKERNIRLKSGAIGNVGTVINQSCDGSESDCNLIMNLLRKLNKFWSNN; encoded by the coding sequence GTGAGATTTAACAATATCAGCTATATAATTCCAGCATATAACTGTGCTGAAACAATAATTGAATCTATTGATTCAATTATTGATGGGAATGTATCAGATGGCGATGAAATAGTTATTGTCAACGACTGCTCTACTGATAATACCGCTGAAACAATCAATGAACTAAACCTGAAATATTCTTATATAAAGGTACTGCATCATGTAAGGAATAAGGGAGGCGCTGCAGCAAGAAATACAGCAGTAGAGAACTGTACCAATGACATTGTTTTTTGTCTTGATTCCGATAATATTCTTGCGCCTCATTCCGTGAAGGCTCTGAGGGAGCACCTCCTGCTGTCAGGTGCTGATATCGCAGCATTCGAGGAGCTTCACTATTTCAACACTGTCAAAGAATGCGTCACCCATAAGTGGAAATTCAGGAACGGTTTAATTACGTTAGAAGATTGTCTGGCTGGTCCGATAACGCCGGGCGCCAGCGGCAACTATCTGTACACCAAAGAGAGTTGGCGCAAGGCGGGGGGATATCCCGAATTCGCCGGTGCTCTGGACGCCTGGGGTTTCGGCTTTCGGCAGTTAGCCACAGGTTCACGCATGACGGTGATGCCCGAGTCCTTCTATTATCATCGATACGGGCATGATTCTTACTGGATGAGGGATGCCCGGAAAGGAATGATGTCTCTCACGGCATTACAGATACTTATTCCCTTCATAGATTTAATTGATGAAAATGATGTGGACTATATCATGAGCAGAGAGGGGAGATATAACTGGTTCAGCCGTATGAAGGAACGTAATATCAGATTGAAATCAGGCGCCATTGGAAACGTAGGCACGGTAATCAATCAGAGCTGCGACGGTTCCGAGTCAGATTGCAACTTGATAATGAATTTGTTGAGAAAATTGAATAAATTTTGGTCAAACAACTAG
- a CDS encoding DUF268 domain-containing protein produces MADFLTFHRLNEKETARFPVRWNDRLPCLKDKTSASGFDSHYIYHPAWAARILAQSRTQLHVDISSSLHFCTIVSAFLQVRFYDYRPADLRLSGLTSEAADLLALPFRDESIESLSCMHVVEHVGLGRYGDPLDPDGDLKAIAELRRVVSRGGTLLFVVPLGGTAKILFNAHRIYTYQQVVGYFEGFELREFALVPDNAAGQGIIAPASGELADAQDYGCGCFWFVKPADIMPRSS; encoded by the coding sequence ATGGCAGATTTTCTAACGTTCCATAGGCTGAACGAAAAAGAGACTGCACGCTTTCCCGTTCGTTGGAATGACCGTCTTCCCTGTTTGAAGGATAAGACTTCGGCATCCGGGTTTGATTCTCATTATATCTACCATCCTGCTTGGGCCGCACGCATTCTCGCCCAGAGCCGGACGCAACTCCACGTGGACATCTCCTCTTCGCTGCATTTCTGCACCATAGTTTCTGCCTTTCTACAGGTCAGGTTCTACGACTACCGTCCGGCTGACCTCCGGCTATCCGGGCTTACCAGTGAAGCGGCAGACCTCTTGGCACTTCCTTTCAGGGACGAGAGTATCGAATCCCTTTCCTGCATGCATGTGGTGGAGCATGTAGGGCTTGGGCGTTACGGGGATCCCCTCGATCCGGACGGGGATCTGAAGGCGATCGCTGAGTTGAGGCGAGTGGTGTCTAGAGGTGGGACGCTGCTGTTTGTGGTCCCATTGGGGGGGACAGCGAAGATTCTGTTTAATGCCCATCGCATTTATACTTACCAGCAGGTCGTAGGGTACTTCGAAGGGTTTGAGTTGAGAGAGTTTGCCTTGGTTCCCGACAATGCTGCCGGACAGGGGATCATCGCTCCGGCTAGTGGGGAACTGGCGGATGCCCAGGACTACGGTTGCGGCTGTTTCTGGTTTGTGAAACCGGCTGATATAATGCCACGATCATCCTAA
- a CDS encoding class I SAM-dependent methyltransferase: protein MTRFGTQNEHRRIEWLKAVLRRIPAGSRILDAGAGEQRFRGLCSHLEYVSQDFARYDGKGDGRGLQTGFWEQADLDIVSDIVSIPVASGSFDAIMCIEVFEHLPEPVLAIKEFSRLLKDGGHLVVTAPFCSLTHFAPYHYATGFNAYFYQKHFADAGFRIVEIVPNGNFFEYLGQEIHRVPEIANRYCHFKLNFFQGIALRLMLRVLEHCSHTDRGSSEMLCFGYHVHAVKIRQ, encoded by the coding sequence ATGACCAGGTTTGGCACACAGAATGAGCACCGCAGGATCGAGTGGCTTAAAGCTGTGCTTCGCCGTATTCCGGCCGGAAGCAGGATTCTCGATGCCGGCGCTGGCGAACAGCGCTTCAGGGGGCTTTGCTCGCATCTTGAATATGTTTCGCAGGATTTTGCCAGGTACGACGGCAAGGGTGATGGGCGCGGCCTTCAGACGGGCTTTTGGGAACAGGCGGATCTTGATATCGTCAGTGATATCGTCTCCATACCGGTGGCCAGCGGCTCCTTTGATGCCATCATGTGCATCGAGGTATTCGAGCATCTTCCCGAACCGGTTCTGGCAATAAAGGAGTTTTCAAGGCTCCTTAAAGACGGAGGTCACCTTGTCGTGACGGCCCCCTTCTGCAGCCTGACCCATTTTGCCCCCTATCACTATGCTACCGGTTTTAATGCCTATTTTTATCAAAAGCATTTTGCAGACGCCGGATTCCGTATTGTAGAAATTGTGCCAAACGGAAATTTTTTCGAATATCTGGGCCAAGAGATACACCGTGTTCCGGAAATAGCGAACCGATATTGCCATTTCAAACTTAATTTTTTTCAAGGAATAGCTTTGCGGCTCATGCTGCGAGTTCTAGAGCATTGTAGCCACACTGATCGCGGTTCCTCCGAAATGCTCTGTTTCGGCTATCATGTTCATGCTGTGAAAATCCGGCAATAA
- a CDS encoding glycosyltransferase family 2 protein, producing MNARSAPRVTVLMAVYNGAAYLREAVESVLAQTFGDFEFVIVDDGSTDESARIVQSYTDPRIRLVRNEGNIGLSASLNRGLELAHGTYVARMDADDISLPKRLATQISFMDAHPQVGICGSWVEWFDDSQHTGTWGLPTDDEALKCLLLFSPSLYHPTVMFRKRLFDDAALRYATDFAQAQDYELWCRLMDVCAFANISEVLVRHRRHAQSVGSFAADGQLANATRVRKRMLQKFGFEPTEDELAVHTALALGKLPSDEKMFQKLQDWLLVLLDRNDNRAVFSQSAMRRLLAEKWYWLCLHSAPLGGYVWRGYYASPLRAFLPLSLRQHLMLVVGGRFRRKVVVTN from the coding sequence ATGAACGCCCGTTCCGCTCCTCGTGTAACAGTGCTCATGGCAGTATATAACGGCGCCGCCTACCTGCGCGAGGCGGTCGAGAGCGTTCTTGCACAAACATTCGGTGACTTCGAGTTTGTTATTGTCGATGACGGTTCGACGGATGAAAGCGCCCGGATTGTTCAGAGCTATACCGACCCGCGTATCAGGCTGGTACGAAATGAAGGCAATATCGGGTTAAGTGCCTCGCTCAACCGTGGCCTTGAGTTGGCACACGGAACATACGTAGCGCGGATGGATGCCGATGATATTTCGCTGCCCAAGCGTCTGGCGACACAGATATCGTTCATGGATGCCCACCCGCAGGTTGGGATATGTGGAAGCTGGGTTGAGTGGTTTGACGACAGCCAGCATACCGGCACATGGGGGCTCCCGACTGATGATGAGGCATTAAAATGCTTGCTGCTCTTTTCTCCGTCCCTGTATCACCCAACAGTCATGTTCAGAAAACGACTGTTTGATGATGCTGCACTCAGGTACGCCACCGACTTTGCCCAAGCACAGGATTATGAGCTATGGTGCCGCCTTATGGACGTCTGTGCATTTGCGAACATTAGCGAGGTTCTTGTGCGACATCGCCGGCATGCACAAAGTGTCGGCAGCTTTGCCGCAGATGGTCAACTGGCCAATGCTACCAGGGTGAGAAAGCGGATGTTGCAAAAGTTCGGTTTTGAACCGACAGAAGATGAACTTGCCGTGCACACGGCATTGGCGCTGGGGAAACTGCCGTCGGATGAGAAAATGTTTCAGAAACTGCAGGACTGGTTGCTGGTATTACTGGACAGAAACGATAACCGCGCCGTCTTTTCTCAGTCAGCCATGCGCAGGCTGCTGGCAGAAAAATGGTACTGGCTTTGTCTTCACTCGGCGCCGCTTGGGGGATATGTCTGGCGCGGCTACTATGCATCGCCGTTACGTGCTTTTCTCCCGTTGTCGCTTCGGCAGCACCTGATGCTTGTGGTGGGCGGCAGGTTCAGGCGCAAGGTCGTGGTAACGAATTGA
- a CDS encoding glycosyltransferase, producing MRLVQFNTLDHYGGAAGMATSLHHFFKERGAASTLIVGTKLGADAATIELGAAVRQAVANQPLLGRSVTQSVIAALCLRRRLEAAMGREDLGAPESRFLDTLLLDNPDLILCHNLHGGYFDLRSLPALARRHPVVLLLHDPWLLAGHCAHSFDCERWTDGCGTCPYPGLQYALRRDSSHGNWLRKKRIYESCRLYVVTPSHWLMDRVERSMLKPAVVAGQVINNGVDQRVFHPGNRETARRELGIDTAEQVVLFAANGIRESVWKDYATMRGAVAEAARMADRPIRFLAVGEDAPPEQVGTATITFVPYRSAAELACYYQAADLYLHGARAENFPTTILEALSCGLAVVATAVGGIPEQIRGLQHDGDESGLNRYARNSATGILTPMGDRAALSRAIGLLLNEPDLRRQMSASAVRDARQRFSLEGMGQRYFDFFTDILHRKKDSQVPHGR from the coding sequence ATGAGGCTGGTCCAGTTCAATACCCTTGATCATTATGGCGGCGCCGCCGGTATGGCCACCAGCCTGCACCATTTTTTCAAGGAACGGGGAGCAGCGTCAACGCTGATTGTCGGGACAAAACTGGGAGCTGATGCCGCGACCATCGAACTTGGAGCTGCCGTGCGGCAGGCGGTGGCCAACCAGCCCCTGTTGGGCAGGAGCGTGACGCAAAGTGTCATCGCTGCCCTTTGCCTGCGTCGGCGCCTTGAGGCGGCCATGGGACGCGAAGATTTGGGAGCGCCGGAAAGCCGCTTTCTGGATACCCTGCTGCTGGACAATCCCGACCTGATACTCTGCCACAACCTGCATGGCGGCTATTTCGATCTTCGATCTCTGCCGGCGCTGGCGCGGCGCCATCCCGTGGTGCTGCTCCTGCACGATCCCTGGTTGCTGGCCGGTCACTGTGCGCACTCCTTTGATTGTGAGCGGTGGACAGACGGCTGCGGAACCTGCCCCTATCCCGGTCTGCAGTACGCCCTGCGGCGGGACAGCTCCCATGGCAACTGGCTGCGAAAAAAGCGGATTTACGAATCGTGCCGCTTGTACGTGGTCACCCCGTCCCACTGGCTGATGGACAGGGTGGAACGCTCCATGCTGAAGCCAGCCGTGGTCGCGGGCCAGGTAATCAACAACGGGGTCGATCAGAGGGTGTTTCACCCCGGTAACCGGGAAACGGCGCGCAGAGAGCTGGGGATAGACACGGCCGAGCAGGTGGTGCTGTTTGCCGCCAACGGCATCCGCGAAAGCGTTTGGAAGGATTACGCCACCATGCGCGGCGCCGTTGCCGAAGCGGCACGCATGGCTGACCGGCCAATCCGCTTTCTTGCCGTTGGTGAAGATGCGCCGCCGGAGCAGGTGGGGACGGCAACCATTACCTTTGTACCGTACCGTTCGGCTGCGGAACTGGCCTGCTATTATCAGGCGGCCGATCTGTACCTGCACGGGGCAAGGGCGGAGAACTTTCCCACCACAATTCTGGAGGCGCTTTCCTGTGGCCTGGCGGTGGTGGCCACCGCAGTTGGGGGCATTCCTGAGCAAATCCGCGGCTTGCAGCATGACGGGGACGAGAGCGGTTTGAACCGGTACGCCCGGAATTCAGCGACCGGCATTTTGACGCCTATGGGAGATAGAGCAGCCCTTTCCCGTGCCATAGGATTACTGCTGAATGAGCCGGACCTGCGGCGGCAGATGTCCGCCTCGGCTGTCCGGGATGCCCGGCAGCGTTTCAGTCTTGAAGGGATGGGGCAGCGATATTTTGACTTTTTCACTGACATACTTCACCGGAAGAAGGATTCACAGGTGCCGCATGGACGCTAA
- a CDS encoding glycosyltransferase family 2 protein: protein MDAKHLSVVIGSYNRCRFLKLAVASVREELARSSLAGEIIVVDGGSTDGALEWLVKQKDVITIVQHNRGEWGGGKIERRSWGYFMNLGFKAAQGKYICMLSDDCLLVPGAIKNGVELVESRLSAGEKIGAVAFYWRNWPDQQAYWVGLTFGNRLFVNHGLYLRQALSDVGYADEETYHFYHADGDICLRMHEQGYDCIDAPESFVEHHEHANTSLRRENLQQQQTDWARYCARWEHLGRPERDWLERHFDDTARTARLFRKQWFRL from the coding sequence ATGGACGCTAAACATCTGTCGGTTGTTATCGGCTCATACAACCGTTGCCGCTTCCTCAAGCTTGCCGTTGCCAGCGTCCGTGAAGAACTGGCGCGGTCTTCCCTGGCGGGCGAGATCATCGTCGTGGACGGTGGCTCAACGGATGGCGCCCTGGAATGGCTGGTGAAGCAGAAAGATGTCATCACCATTGTTCAGCACAATCGGGGGGAGTGGGGGGGGGGAAAGATCGAGCGCCGCTCCTGGGGCTACTTCATGAACCTCGGCTTCAAGGCTGCCCAGGGGAAGTACATCTGCATGCTCAGCGACGACTGTCTGCTGGTGCCGGGGGCGATCAAAAACGGTGTGGAGCTGGTTGAAAGCAGGCTTTCGGCCGGCGAGAAGATCGGTGCTGTGGCCTTTTATTGGCGCAATTGGCCGGATCAGCAAGCCTACTGGGTTGGTCTTACATTTGGAAACCGACTCTTTGTAAACCACGGCCTCTACCTGCGCCAGGCGTTGTCGGACGTTGGCTATGCCGACGAAGAAACCTACCATTTCTACCATGCCGACGGAGATATTTGTCTGCGTATGCATGAACAGGGCTACGACTGTATTGATGCACCGGAATCGTTTGTGGAGCACCATGAACATGCCAACACGTCGCTGCGGCGAGAAAATCTTCAGCAACAGCAGACCGACTGGGCACGCTACTGCGCGCGCTGGGAACATCTGGGCAGGCCTGAGCGGGACTGGCTGGAGCGACACTTTGATGACACGGCCCGCACGGCACGTCTTTTCAGAAAGCAGTGGTTCCGGTTATGA
- a CDS encoding glycosyltransferase family 2 protein, with the protein MTTVSVIIPTWNRSALLPKAIRSALAQTLPPLEVLVCDDGSTDDTEAVVGSFDDSRLVWLPGERAGRPAVPRNRGIAASRGEWVAFLDDDDVWYPEKLEKQVALAKQLGCQAVCGNAVRLVPGQETNGNLLDCHHDRFSFEHLLTANFVICSSAMMHRSLFADVGGFPPSPALTTGEDYALWLRVATKTDFAYCAEPLLDYRDDPAYSVRANGVDDCTQKRRALKDFIGWADGTQGDRAKTRAAKRLLRRLYVAEAWKWCRRVCMP; encoded by the coding sequence GTGACAACCGTTTCCGTAATCATACCCACCTGGAATCGTTCTGCACTGTTGCCGAAAGCTATCCGCAGCGCCCTTGCCCAGACCCTGCCGCCGCTGGAAGTGTTGGTTTGCGATGATGGTTCGACTGATGATACCGAAGCTGTTGTTGGTTCTTTTGACGACAGCCGCCTTGTCTGGCTGCCGGGCGAGCGGGCAGGGCGGCCGGCGGTGCCGAGAAACCGGGGGATTGCGGCCAGCCGCGGCGAGTGGGTGGCTTTTCTCGATGACGATGACGTCTGGTATCCGGAAAAGCTGGAAAAGCAGGTTGCTCTGGCAAAGCAGCTCGGCTGTCAGGCTGTCTGCGGCAACGCGGTTCGCCTGGTGCCGGGGCAGGAGACAAACGGCAACCTGCTTGACTGCCACCACGACCGTTTTTCCTTTGAGCACCTGCTTACGGCAAACTTTGTCATTTGCAGTTCAGCCATGATGCACCGGTCGCTGTTTGCAGACGTTGGCGGGTTTCCTCCCTCGCCCGCTTTGACGACCGGCGAAGACTACGCTCTCTGGCTCCGGGTGGCGACAAAAACCGACTTTGCCTATTGTGCCGAACCGTTGCTGGACTATCGCGATGACCCCGCATACAGTGTGCGCGCTAACGGAGTGGATGATTGCACCCAGAAACGTCGCGCTCTCAAGGATTTTATCGGGTGGGCTGACGGAACACAGGGAGACAGGGCTAAAACGAGAGCGGCAAAGAGACTGCTCAGGCGCCTGTATGTGGCAGAAGCCTGGAAATGGTGCCGTCGGGTGTGCATGCCATGA
- a CDS encoding alpha-1,2-fucosyltransferase, with the protein MIVVKLMGGLGNQMFQYATGRRLALRHGVPLKLDLTFLEGNQAGSTPRRFALHCFAIEAAKATPWEVALMTGRGTSFVLHSVFARLSGAIRGFSQYRERWFQYDPEVLCLPDNVYLEGYWQSPRYFDDSAEIIRREFNLKTEPEGKNRELADRIDSVAAVSLHVRRGDYVTDPVTNAVHGICGPDYYDAAVTTMTQLVKEPEFFVFSDDPAWCREELKVSFPIHYIDNNRNQPHEDLRLMSRCRYHIIANSSFSWWGAWLCQQPDKLVITPKRWFNDPSVNTNDMIPVGWHRL; encoded by the coding sequence ATGATTGTTGTCAAGCTGATGGGGGGCTTAGGCAACCAGATGTTCCAGTATGCGACCGGCAGACGTCTTGCCCTTCGGCACGGCGTCCCCCTGAAGCTTGACCTCACGTTTCTGGAGGGAAACCAAGCCGGTAGCACGCCGCGCCGCTTTGCCCTGCACTGTTTTGCCATTGAGGCAGCGAAGGCAACCCCCTGGGAAGTAGCGCTGATGACCGGCCGCGGGACATCGTTCGTCCTGCACAGTGTTTTTGCCCGCTTGTCTGGCGCCATACGTGGTTTTTCGCAGTATCGGGAACGGTGGTTTCAGTATGACCCAGAGGTATTGTGTCTACCTGATAACGTCTATCTTGAGGGGTACTGGCAGTCGCCGCGGTATTTCGACGATAGTGCAGAGATAATACGCCGGGAATTCAACCTGAAAACGGAGCCGGAAGGGAAAAACCGCGAGCTGGCAGATAGGATTGACTCAGTCGCTGCCGTCTCCCTGCATGTGCGCCGGGGAGACTATGTGACCGATCCTGTTACCAACGCCGTTCATGGCATCTGCGGACCTGACTATTACGATGCTGCCGTAACGACCATGACTCAACTGGTAAAAGAACCAGAATTTTTTGTTTTTTCTGATGATCCGGCTTGGTGTCGGGAGGAGTTGAAGGTCTCCTTTCCTATTCACTACATTGACAACAACAGAAATCAGCCTCACGAAGACTTGCGTCTGATGAGCCGGTGCCGGTACCATATCATCGCCAACAGCTCCTTTAGTTGGTGGGGGGCTTGGCTTTGTCAGCAACCCGATAAACTGGTGATTACGCCGAAACGCTGGTTTAACGATCCATCTGTTAATACTAATGACATGATACCAGTTGGATGGCATAGGTTATAA
- a CDS encoding ATP-grasp fold amidoligase family protein, with product MNLRKDHFGYLQRKYFTLVEPVLSDAAYANMLLSRWFGRGNISNPKTFNEKIQWLKVFHRNLGYVKLADKYAVRNFVKEKIGNEFLNELIGVWDSPFELDWTALPVQFALKCTHGSGMNLLIRDKFSVDQVEINKQLSCWLLMDYSKLGREWVYKDIPRRIIAERFLTDYDGQIPKDYKIFCFNGVPRYIQVDVDRFEKHRRAFFDTSWKKQPFCLYCESYNNDLPKPKYLDVMLDAAQTLSENMPFVRVDFYAIPQVIFGEMTFFPGNGTENFYPSEWDLLLGDMLVLPQISTR from the coding sequence GTGAATTTGCGTAAAGACCATTTTGGATATTTGCAACGCAAATATTTTACACTTGTTGAGCCGGTACTAAGTGATGCAGCATATGCAAATATGTTGCTCTCTCGCTGGTTCGGGAGAGGTAATATCAGTAATCCAAAAACTTTTAATGAAAAAATTCAATGGCTCAAAGTATTTCATCGAAATCTTGGGTATGTGAAACTAGCAGATAAATATGCTGTAAGGAATTTTGTCAAAGAAAAAATTGGGAATGAGTTTCTTAATGAGTTGATTGGAGTTTGGGATAGCCCTTTTGAGCTTGATTGGACGGCATTACCAGTACAATTTGCACTTAAATGCACACATGGATCTGGAATGAATCTATTGATAAGAGACAAGTTTTCCGTCGATCAAGTTGAAATTAATAAACAATTAAGCTGTTGGCTTTTAATGGACTATTCTAAATTAGGGCGTGAATGGGTCTATAAAGATATTCCAAGAAGAATTATTGCAGAGCGTTTTTTGACTGATTATGATGGGCAGATTCCTAAAGACTATAAGATTTTTTGTTTTAATGGTGTACCACGATATATACAAGTTGATGTTGATCGCTTTGAGAAGCATCGCCGTGCCTTTTTTGACACTTCTTGGAAAAAACAGCCATTTTGCTTGTACTGTGAATCCTATAACAATGATTTGCCAAAACCTAAATATTTGGATGTAATGCTTGATGCCGCGCAAACACTATCGGAAAACATGCCATTCGTCAGGGTAGATTTTTATGCCATTCCCCAAGTGATTTTTGGTGAAATGACATTTTTTCCGGGAAATGGAACGGAAAATTTCTATCCTTCGGAATGGGATTTACTACTTGGCGATATGTTGGTCTTGCCGCAAATATCTACGAGGTAG
- a CDS encoding alpha/beta hydrolase, giving the protein MMSLVFVISTVYLALTGAGLLLSESMIFLPGPSSYVDSSEIIKLPLADGSRISARLFENEAARYTVLYSHGNAEDIGDLAGLFAEFTRQGFSILAYDYHGYGTSSGRPSEQGAYRAIEAAYDYLVTVKRVAPERIILWGRSVGSGPSVRLAATRAVGGLVIESGFTSAFRVVTRIRLLPFDRFDNLWLLPQVSCPVLVMHGQADEIIPPRHGRELYAMAPGKKVSLWVDGAGHNNLYAVAGEHYWQAVRQFVRLLPEPGRAEGQ; this is encoded by the coding sequence ATGATGTCCCTTGTCTTTGTCATCAGCACCGTGTACTTGGCCCTTACAGGTGCCGGCCTGCTCCTGTCGGAATCGATGATCTTTCTCCCCGGTCCCTCTTCCTATGTCGACAGTTCTGAAATCATCAAGCTGCCCCTTGCTGACGGCTCCCGCATTTCGGCACGTCTGTTCGAGAACGAGGCGGCCCGGTACACGGTCCTGTACAGCCACGGTAATGCCGAGGACATTGGAGATCTTGCCGGCCTGTTCGCGGAGTTTACCCGACAGGGATTTTCGATACTGGCCTACGATTACCACGGCTATGGCACCAGCAGCGGCAGACCGTCCGAGCAGGGGGCTTACCGGGCCATTGAGGCGGCCTATGACTATCTGGTGACGGTGAAACGGGTAGCCCCGGAGCGGATCATCCTCTGGGGCCGTTCCGTGGGCAGCGGCCCGTCAGTCCGGCTTGCCGCCACCCGTGCGGTGGGAGGGCTGGTGATTGAAAGCGGCTTTACCAGTGCCTTCCGGGTGGTGACCCGTATCCGTCTGCTTCCCTTTGATCGTTTTGACAACCTTTGGCTTTTGCCGCAGGTTTCCTGCCCGGTGCTGGTTATGCACGGGCAGGCGGATGAGATCATTCCTCCCCGCCACGGCAGGGAATTGTACGCCATGGCACCCGGCAAAAAGGTGAGCCTGTGGGTTGACGGGGCCGGACATAACAACCTGTATGCGGTCGCCGGCGAGCATTACTGGCAGGCCGTGCGGCAGTTCGTCCGGCTGCTGCCGGAGCCGGGGAGGGCAGAGGGGCAATAA
- a CDS encoding type IV pilin protein, which yields MLSKIRNSKGFTLIELLIVVAIIGILAAIAIPQFSAYRAKAYNSAAQSDLKNTKTALEAFFADNQKYPY from the coding sequence ATGCTCAGCAAGATTCGGAACAGCAAAGGCTTCACCCTGATCGAGCTGCTGATCGTTGTGGCGATCATCGGCATCCTGGCGGCAATCGCCATCCCGCAGTTCTCTGCCTACCGCGCCAAGGCGTACAACAGTGCGGCACAAAGTGACCTGAAGAACACGAAGACGGCTCTGGAAGCCTTTTTTGCCGACAATCAGAAGTATCCTTACTAA